A DNA window from Shewanella baltica contains the following coding sequences:
- a CDS encoding DUF3108 domain-containing protein, which yields MRTIPTLLVSLTALTQSMFAIAAPTPLTPQTAEYQVNYGDIELGKAKYTLPNPEDGVYKYRFDSDLSLLLLTDVRHILSEFTQENSQLSPLRYLQQRQGVGPNYTEQTAFAKAQGFIHTRYKDEKGKFPYEGEIFDPLMVQLQFRLDMAAGKEALDYKMVKDNELDEYKFHVIGRERMNIDSGSYDTVKIEVVRDNKKRQTFFWMAPDLAYLPVRLTHFEKGSKQLDIKLLKYHFDEVVSQESKPADIAEQPQVPKLLGTTEG from the coding sequence TTGCGTACCATTCCCACATTATTAGTGAGCTTAACTGCCCTCACCCAAAGTATGTTTGCCATAGCCGCGCCGACGCCGCTCACGCCGCAGACAGCCGAATACCAAGTCAACTATGGGGATATCGAACTCGGTAAAGCCAAATACACGCTGCCCAATCCAGAAGATGGGGTGTATAAGTATCGTTTTGACAGCGACCTTAGCCTGTTATTGCTAACCGATGTGCGCCACATCTTGAGTGAATTTACTCAAGAAAATAGTCAACTCAGCCCTTTGCGTTACTTACAGCAGCGCCAAGGTGTCGGCCCGAATTACACAGAGCAAACCGCATTCGCCAAAGCGCAGGGCTTTATTCATACCCGTTATAAAGACGAGAAAGGTAAATTCCCCTATGAAGGCGAGATTTTCGATCCATTAATGGTGCAATTGCAATTCAGGCTCGATATGGCAGCGGGCAAAGAAGCGCTCGACTACAAGATGGTCAAAGACAACGAACTGGATGAATACAAGTTCCATGTGATTGGCAGAGAGCGGATGAACATCGACAGTGGCAGTTACGACACAGTCAAAATTGAAGTGGTGCGTGACAATAAAAAGCGCCAAACCTTCTTCTGGATGGCACCGGATTTAGCCTACCTGCCCGTGCGGTTAACACATTTTGAAAAAGGCAGTAAGCAGCTGGATATTAAGTTACTTAAATATCACTTCGATGAAGTTGTGAGCCAAGAAAGCAAGCCGGCAGATATTGCTGAGCAACCGCAAGTACCAAAACTGCTAGGTACGACAGAAGGTTAA